ATGATGGATCAAGGGAATGGAATGCAAATGCCTCAGCAGGGCATGATGGGGCAAGGAAATGGAATGCAAATGCCTCAGCAAGGTATGATGGGGCAAGGCAACGGGATGCAAATGCCTCAGCAAGGTATGATGGGGCAAGGCAACGGGATGCAGATGCCTCAGCAAGGTATGAATCAAGGGAACGGTATGATGTCCAATCAAGGCATGACGATGAAAGATAAACAAAATCAAGCGAAAAGTCATATGCATTACTTTGTGATTATCGAAATGCAAGATGGTTCTCAATATGAAGGGATTATTGATGAAGTAGATAAAGAAAACGTCTATATGCTTGTTCCGATGGGAGAAGAGGAAGAAGAAGAGTCATCCGATGAACGTCAGTTTGGATATGGTGGCTACGGGTGGTATGGCGGTGGCTATGGTTACCCAAGGCGCTTCCGACGTTTCAGAAGATATCGCTTCCCATTCTTCGGTATCGGACGTCTGTACTATCCGTTTTTCTTTTGATCAAACGTTTGATCAATTATAAAAGAGGCCTTTATAGGGGCCTCTTTTTGTTTTGGTCCTTATCATTCAGGGGGGTGACAAATGAGGTGCGTCCCGTCATATTCCACCTCCCATAAATTACTGTCTATCTCCCGTGGAAAATGTCTTGCCGTGAAACGCTTCCACGTGCGATACTCTTCTATGGTATTATGCGTGAATTATGAAAAGAGATCGAGAGGAATACATTGTGGAATTTCTAACTACTATATTTGAACAGATCAACAGTTTCTTGTGGGGACCGGTCATGCTCCTGTTCTTGCTTGGAACAGGCATTTGGTTAACGATCCAGCTTGGATTTATTCAGGTTCGTTTTTTAGGAGAAGGTTTCAAGCGTACGTTTGCGCCATTATTTAAGAAACAAGAAGAGGATGGAATCAATTCGTTTAAAGCACTCGCGACCTCTATCTCGGCACAGGTCGGTACAGGAAACCTGGCTGGTGTCGCGACGGCGATTGCTGCCGGGGGTCCGGGGGCGATTTTCTGGATGTGGATTAGTTCTTTCTTTGGCATGGCAACGATCTTTGCTGAGGCGGTTCTGGCACAAGTTTATAAGGTGAAAAAGGGAGATCAGGTTCATGGAGGTCCGGCTTACTATATCAGAGATGGTCTAGGCAGCCGCTTTTTAGCTGGATTCTTTGCTATTGCGATTGTATTTGCGCTTGGATTTGTCGGAAATATGGTTCAGTCGAATGCTATTACAGTCGCTATGAATGAAGCGGTAGGGAATGATTCTACACTCTTTAACGTCATTCTTGGTGTGCTTATTGCCTTTTTTGTAGGCTTGATTCTTTTTGGTGGCATCAGCCGAATCTCTACTTTCGCAGGGAATGTCGTTCCTGTAATGGCCCTTTTATATATCATAGGGAGTCTTGTGATTCTGGCAATGTATTGGGATCA
The nucleotide sequence above comes from Pontibacillus chungwhensis. Encoded proteins:
- a CDS encoding alanine/glycine:cation symporter family protein, producing the protein MEFLTTIFEQINSFLWGPVMLLFLLGTGIWLTIQLGFIQVRFLGEGFKRTFAPLFKKQEEDGINSFKALATSISAQVGTGNLAGVATAIAAGGPGAIFWMWISSFFGMATIFAEAVLAQVYKVKKGDQVHGGPAYYIRDGLGSRFLAGFFAIAIVFALGFVGNMVQSNAITVAMNEAVGNDSTLFNVILGVLIAFFVGLILFGGISRISTFAGNVVPVMALLYIIGSLVILAMYWDQVIPTLTLIVQSAISPEAAGGGVLGATIKEAVRYGIARGLFSNEAGMGSTPHAHAVANVKHPAQQGLVAMVGVFIDTVVICTLTAMVVLLTDAHKSGLEASAITQEGFARGLGSFGTPFIAICLLFFAFTTILGWAYFGEVNVKFLFGDKGIPFYRSLVLICIVLGALVQVDFVWEMADTFNALMVIPNILAILGLTKMIKKTWKTYLQDY